From the genome of Thermoflexus hugenholtzii, one region includes:
- a CDS encoding nucleotide sugar dehydrogenase, with the protein MKRICVIGAGYVGLTTAACLADLGNRVACVDINEEKIAMLQEGRLPIFEPGLEEIVRRNMKAGRLSFTTSYEEGINGLPAEFVFIAVGTPEGVDGEADLRYVRMAAERIGEVMDHPLIIVNKSTVPVGTGDWVADIVRSRQRRPIPFWVVSNPEFLREGSAVYDFMNPDRIVLGSLDREAAEKVAQLYLPLRSTIMITDLRTAEMIKYASNAFLATKISFINEIANICEALGADVKEVAAGMGYDKRIGRAFLDAGVGWGGSCFHGDTIVYAMTTQGLHVTSIRDLFYSWGGPHAIVVYPEQLWTLTFDPEQAQIVPTRVQALTRRPYQGQMVEIYARMGRRIVLTADHPVIRYREAEGIFEVVPAAQVQPGDRIPLPLVYDWTLPIDESEEMDLLTALIDAPIAPQVKVRALGGKFSEQYDFIKKIISSKDYRLLYEIYRKNYMPLRLFARINQYISTPATQIDCFTNRGRSSTTCPGAFRLDENFARLIGYYLAEGWISLEPGRYNSTRERIGFSFGIHESDLIQDLHNLLDYYRIRYKSSRQEGALVTLISSRILAYLIRDVLQCGTNSYTKSIPPQAFGWSRLLRIALLRGLFSGDGSITLLNQKRHVNFEFATVSPKLAYGVLLMLQSLGIVASVAEKMMNKSKVKAYVIRVNGFDQIVRIRDMLSTSQWQEAEAILAGYQRRIAPLGYRNHEGFATVEVVSVQKYETNDSVFSMETEHGTLIAGPGIWIHNCFPKDVKALIHMAVVHGCHPQLLQAVVEINRDQRRRVVWKLKEILEDLRGMVIGLLGLAFKPNTDDIREAPALEIAGLLLQEGAVVRAYDPVAMPNAARVLPQVIMCADPYELAAGADALVVVTDWNEFKHLDLPRIKQLMRRPVIIDGRNIYEPEMMRELGFIYRGIGRGYNATHGKEIG; encoded by the coding sequence ATGAAGCGGATCTGCGTGATCGGAGCCGGCTACGTGGGATTGACCACCGCGGCTTGCCTGGCGGACCTGGGCAATCGGGTGGCGTGCGTGGATATCAATGAAGAAAAGATCGCCATGCTGCAGGAAGGCCGGCTCCCCATCTTCGAGCCGGGGCTTGAGGAGATCGTCCGCCGCAATATGAAGGCGGGCCGCCTTTCCTTCACGACCTCATATGAGGAAGGCATTAACGGCCTGCCTGCGGAGTTCGTCTTCATCGCCGTGGGGACTCCTGAAGGAGTGGACGGGGAGGCGGATCTCCGGTATGTGCGCATGGCCGCGGAGCGCATCGGGGAGGTGATGGACCATCCCCTCATCATCGTCAACAAGAGCACGGTGCCGGTGGGGACCGGAGATTGGGTGGCGGACATCGTGCGCAGCCGCCAGCGCCGGCCCATTCCCTTCTGGGTGGTCTCCAACCCCGAGTTCCTGCGGGAGGGATCGGCGGTTTACGACTTCATGAACCCCGATCGCATCGTCCTGGGCTCGCTGGATCGGGAGGCGGCGGAGAAGGTGGCCCAGCTGTATCTGCCCCTGCGCAGCACCATCATGATCACCGATCTGCGCACGGCGGAGATGATCAAATACGCCTCCAACGCCTTCCTGGCCACCAAGATCTCCTTCATCAATGAGATCGCCAACATCTGCGAGGCCCTGGGGGCCGATGTGAAGGAGGTGGCGGCCGGCATGGGCTACGACAAGCGCATCGGCCGCGCCTTCCTGGACGCGGGGGTAGGGTGGGGTGGGTCGTGTTTCCACGGTGATACCATCGTTTATGCCATGACTACACAAGGACTCCACGTTACTTCTATACGAGATCTGTTCTACTCCTGGGGAGGGCCCCATGCGATCGTGGTGTATCCCGAGCAGCTCTGGACACTGACTTTCGATCCAGAACAAGCTCAAATTGTTCCAACGCGCGTTCAAGCGCTCACCCGCCGGCCTTACCAAGGGCAGATGGTGGAGATCTATGCCCGCATGGGCCGGCGGATTGTACTTACTGCCGATCATCCGGTGATCCGATATCGTGAAGCCGAAGGGATCTTTGAAGTTGTTCCCGCGGCGCAAGTGCAACCTGGGGATCGCATTCCCTTGCCCTTGGTTTATGATTGGACTCTTCCGATCGACGAATCAGAGGAGATGGATCTCCTAACAGCCCTTATCGATGCGCCCATCGCCCCTCAGGTCAAGGTCCGCGCCCTGGGCGGAAAGTTTTCCGAACAATACGATTTTATAAAGAAAATAATATCCAGCAAGGATTATCGTCTTTTATACGAAATTTATCGGAAAAATTATATGCCATTGCGATTGTTTGCTCGAATTAACCAGTATATAAGCACCCCAGCAACTCAGATTGATTGTTTTACAAATCGCGGGCGATCCTCCACAACCTGTCCTGGGGCATTCCGGCTGGATGAAAATTTTGCCCGGCTTATCGGATATTATCTCGCAGAGGGATGGATTTCCCTGGAGCCTGGAAGGTATAACTCGACTCGAGAACGGATAGGGTTCAGTTTTGGAATTCACGAGAGCGATCTGATTCAAGATCTTCATAATCTGCTCGATTATTACCGAATTCGATACAAATCGTCAAGGCAGGAAGGTGCTTTGGTTACTTTGATCTCATCTCGTATTTTGGCATATTTGATCCGAGATGTTCTTCAGTGCGGAACAAATTCTTACACCAAATCAATACCTCCTCAGGCTTTTGGGTGGTCTCGTTTGTTGCGAATTGCCCTGCTTCGCGGACTATTTAGCGGAGATGGTAGCATCACGTTGTTAAATCAAAAACGACATGTTAACTTCGAGTTTGCAACAGTTAGCCCTAAACTTGCCTACGGTGTGCTTCTAATGCTTCAATCCTTGGGGATTGTGGCCTCAGTCGCAGAGAAGATGATGAACAAGTCCAAGGTAAAGGCATATGTGATTCGCGTGAACGGGTTCGATCAAATCGTCCGGATTCGGGACATGCTCAGCACCTCTCAATGGCAAGAGGCCGAGGCCATCCTGGCCGGATATCAGCGTCGAATCGCCCCATTAGGATACCGAAATCATGAAGGATTTGCGACAGTTGAGGTCGTTTCTGTGCAAAAATATGAGACTAATGATTCTGTTTTTAGCATGGAAACTGAACATGGAACGCTGATTGCTGGGCCCGGTATTTGGATCCATAACTGTTTCCCCAAGGACGTCAAGGCCCTCATTCACATGGCGGTTGTCCACGGGTGTCATCCGCAGCTGTTGCAGGCGGTGGTGGAGATCAACCGGGATCAGCGGCGGCGAGTGGTGTGGAAGCTGAAGGAGATCCTGGAGGATCTGCGGGGCATGGTGATCGGGCTGCTGGGGCTGGCCTTCAAGCCGAACACCGATGACATCCGGGAGGCCCCGGCCCTGGAGATCGCGGGGCTGCTCCTCCAGGAGGGGGCTGTCGTGCGGGCCTATGATCCGGTCGCCATGCCCAACGCCGCGCGGGTCCTGCCCCAGGTGATCATGTGCGCGGATCCTTATGAGCTGGCTGCGGGCGCCGACGCCCTGGTGGTGGTGACGGACTGGAACGAGTTCAAGCATCTGGATCTCCCACGCATCAAGCAGCTCATGCGGCGGCCGGTGATCATCGACGGCCGCAACATCTACGAGCCGGAGATGATGCGCGAGCTGGGCTTCATTTACCGGGGGATCGGTCGGGGTTATAACGCGACGCATGGTAAAGAGATCGGATAG
- a CDS encoding ABC transporter ATP-binding protein, whose product MPFSADGEILQAVGIVKRFPGVVANDHVNFSLRRGEIHAILGENGAGKTTLMNILYGLYHPDEGEIYVKGQPVELRRPNDAIRLGIGMVHQHFMLVPVFTVAENIILGQEIRRGPFLDLRRAVQEVRELSRRYGLEVDPEALVKDLPVGVQQRVEILKALYRNADILILDEPTAVLTPQETEELFRVMRHLQRQGVSIIFITHKLKEVLAVADRITVLRNGRVVGVLTPEEADEAHLAAMMVGREVMLTVEKAPARPGEEVLRVEDLRVRDDRGALAVDGVSFSVRAGEILGIAGVQGNGQTELIEALVGLRPVAGGRVFLLGEEVTGRPPRALIDRGMAHIPEDRQKHGLVLPYSVADNLVLNAYDRPPFARGLQRQPQAILEHARRLIALYDIRTPSPYTPARNLSGGNQQKVIAARELSRPIRLLVANQPTRGLDVGATEYIHRKIVEMRDQGVAVLLVSTELDEIFSLSDRIAVMYRGRIVAVLEAAEATLQQVGLLMAGVLPAPARTDGERPAARTLAG is encoded by the coding sequence CTGCCCTTCTCCGCCGATGGGGAGATCCTTCAGGCGGTAGGGATCGTCAAGCGGTTCCCCGGGGTGGTGGCCAACGACCACGTGAACTTCTCCCTGCGCCGGGGCGAGATCCACGCCATCCTGGGGGAGAACGGGGCCGGCAAGACCACCCTGATGAACATCCTCTACGGCCTGTATCATCCGGACGAAGGCGAGATCTACGTGAAGGGGCAGCCGGTGGAGCTGCGCCGGCCGAACGACGCCATCCGCCTGGGGATCGGGATGGTCCACCAGCACTTCATGCTGGTGCCGGTGTTCACCGTGGCCGAGAACATCATCCTGGGCCAGGAGATCCGCCGCGGCCCCTTCCTGGACCTGCGCCGGGCGGTTCAGGAGGTGCGGGAGCTCTCCCGCCGCTACGGCCTGGAGGTGGACCCGGAGGCCCTGGTGAAGGACCTGCCGGTGGGCGTCCAGCAACGGGTGGAGATCCTCAAGGCCCTTTACCGCAACGCCGACATCCTGATCCTGGACGAGCCCACGGCGGTGCTGACGCCCCAGGAGACCGAGGAGCTGTTCCGGGTCATGCGCCACCTGCAGCGGCAGGGGGTCTCCATCATCTTCATCACCCACAAACTGAAAGAAGTGCTGGCGGTGGCGGACCGCATCACTGTGCTCCGGAACGGGCGGGTGGTGGGCGTGCTGACGCCGGAGGAGGCGGACGAGGCCCATCTGGCCGCGATGATGGTCGGGCGCGAGGTGATGCTGACGGTGGAGAAAGCCCCCGCGCGGCCCGGGGAGGAGGTCCTGCGGGTGGAGGATCTGCGGGTGCGGGACGACCGGGGGGCGCTGGCGGTGGATGGGGTGAGCTTTTCCGTGCGCGCCGGCGAGATCCTGGGGATCGCGGGGGTGCAGGGGAACGGACAGACCGAGCTGATCGAGGCTCTGGTGGGGTTGCGCCCCGTCGCCGGCGGTCGGGTGTTCCTGCTTGGGGAGGAGGTGACCGGCCGTCCGCCCCGGGCCCTGATCGACCGCGGGATGGCACACATCCCGGAGGATCGGCAGAAGCACGGCCTGGTGCTGCCTTACTCCGTCGCGGACAACCTGGTTCTGAACGCTTATGACCGCCCGCCCTTCGCCCGGGGCCTCCAGCGGCAACCCCAGGCGATCCTGGAGCACGCTCGCCGTCTCATCGCCCTCTATGACATTCGAACCCCGAGCCCCTACACGCCTGCCCGCAACCTCTCCGGCGGCAACCAGCAGAAGGTGATCGCTGCCCGGGAGCTGTCCCGGCCCATCCGGCTGCTGGTGGCCAACCAGCCCACCCGGGGGCTCGACGTGGGGGCCACCGAATACATCCATCGCAAGATCGTGGAGATGCGGGATCAGGGGGTGGCCGTGCTCCTGGTCTCCACGGAGCTGGACGAGATCTTCTCCCTATCCGATCGGATCGCGGTGATGTATCGGGGGCGCATCGTGGCCGTCCTGGAGGCGGCGGAGGCCACGCTGCAGCAGGTGGGCCTGCTGATGGCCGGGGTGCTCCCGGCCCCCGCGCGGACGGACGGGGAACGCCCCGCCGCCCGAACCCTCGCCGGATGA
- a CDS encoding ABC transporter permease → MERSLRGLARTWGGRLDELTRALRQSVQSGALWVPILAVLTAMGIGGVVVFIATGKPQLALLAYQGLWEGAFGSPKALSETLVQMTPYVFAGLGIALAFHGGLFNIGAEGQLALGAIVAAWIGYALPPLVGGTIPALLHLPLAILGGALAGALWAAIPGWLKARTGGHEVINTIMMNYIALLMASYLLNGPMRDPSPTNVVARTPRIAETARLPRLFADPDLRLHAGFLIALGMALLVAWLLWRTTLGFEIRTVGLNPHAARYAGIPIVRITVLTMAMSGFLAGMAGAVQVTGLNYRHELSFNLGYGFDAIAIALLGKVHPLGVVLAAFLFGALRNGASRMQFLTQVPVDLISVIQALILMFVAAEAIVRTLYRPLFRGAAEEERMVLTRGWGEL, encoded by the coding sequence GTGGAGCGGAGCCTTCGCGGGCTGGCGCGGACGTGGGGCGGGCGCCTGGATGAGCTCACCCGGGCGCTTCGGCAATCCGTTCAGAGCGGCGCTCTCTGGGTCCCCATCCTGGCGGTCCTGACTGCGATGGGGATCGGCGGGGTAGTGGTCTTCATCGCCACCGGCAAGCCTCAGCTGGCCCTCCTGGCTTATCAGGGGCTGTGGGAAGGGGCCTTCGGCTCCCCCAAGGCGTTGAGCGAAACCCTGGTGCAGATGACCCCCTACGTGTTCGCCGGGCTGGGCATCGCCCTGGCCTTCCACGGAGGATTGTTCAACATCGGGGCGGAAGGCCAGCTGGCCCTGGGGGCCATCGTCGCGGCGTGGATCGGCTACGCCCTTCCCCCTCTGGTGGGCGGGACCATCCCGGCTCTCCTGCATCTGCCGCTGGCCATCCTGGGTGGGGCGCTGGCCGGCGCCCTGTGGGCCGCCATCCCGGGCTGGCTGAAGGCCCGCACCGGCGGGCACGAGGTCATCAACACGATCATGATGAACTACATCGCCCTGCTGATGGCCAGCTATCTCCTGAACGGCCCCATGCGGGATCCCAGCCCGACCAATGTGGTGGCCCGCACCCCTCGCATCGCGGAGACCGCCCGTCTCCCCCGGCTGTTCGCCGATCCGGATCTCCGGTTGCACGCCGGGTTCCTGATCGCCCTGGGGATGGCCCTGCTGGTGGCCTGGCTGCTCTGGCGGACCACCCTGGGCTTCGAGATCCGGACGGTCGGCCTGAACCCTCACGCGGCCCGCTATGCGGGCATCCCCATCGTCCGGATCACCGTGCTCACGATGGCCATGAGCGGCTTCCTGGCCGGGATGGCGGGCGCGGTGCAGGTGACGGGGCTGAATTACCGGCACGAGCTGAGCTTCAACCTGGGCTACGGCTTCGACGCCATCGCCATCGCCCTGCTGGGGAAGGTTCACCCCCTGGGGGTGGTGCTGGCCGCCTTCCTCTTCGGAGCCCTGCGCAACGGGGCCAGCCGCATGCAGTTCCTCACCCAGGTCCCGGTGGATCTGATCTCGGTGATCCAGGCCCTGATCCTGATGTTCGTGGCCGCCGAGGCGATCGTGCGCACGCTGTATCGGCCGCTGTTCCGGGGCGCGGCGGAGGAGGAGCGGATGGTGCTCACCCGAGGATGGGGAGAGCTGTGA
- a CDS encoding helicase C-terminal domain-containing protein, with product MRSVFVALDLETTGLDPETDAIIEIGVVKFRGETVLDEWGTLVRPERPIPPAVVELTGIRPEEAEQAPPLRALLPRLRALVGDAVLVGHSIDQDLAFLRRYGLFRENEALDTYELAAILVPYAGGHSLSTLARDLGIPVEVVHRALEDARLTHRLFQALFERACQLPEPILEEIVRHAARFPWPPRRFFEEALRAVQRGRFADQSIGAQLRAKGRATAEAYLAPPPVRARPLRPRREPQPLDEEALARLLEPGGALSRIFPDYEHRPQQVEMLRAVAASFNEGTHRMIEAGTGVGKSLAYLIPAAVWALHNGERVVISTYTIPLQEQLLQKDIPVLQRLISESGMADGSALRVALLKGRAHYLCPARLMQLRHAGPSSIDELRMLVKILVWLPTTRTGDGDELYLPTPAERALWARLSADNEACTAEVCAAWGEGGCFLHRARKAAEAAHLIIVNHALLFADVTTQNMVLPEHRHLIIDEAHHLEEAATRQLTVEIDRFGLLRLLQEAGGARDHRTGGLAGALTTLSRGLPPALRGPLTGLTRRLSEAVEAARTGVDVLMDALVAFLEAAAPGRGEHARKVLLQGAERQRPAWAAVEQAWDLLSARWRTVQETLAAIRTALTELLEHGFAEVEEPLGLAQVLSHDFERARQVLEAAIRNPSPDTVYWLEGHGEEGSWPHVRLHAAPLEVGPLVRRHLLGSRRCVIMTSATLQTVDRERQAPSFAFLKERLGAWEMEELALDSPFDYRRNALVYLVTDIPEPGQAGYQRAVEQAVLEAARAIGGRTMVLFTAYAPLRRAARALADPLARLGISVYEQGDGSSRRQLVERFRSAERAVLLGTRSLWEGVDIPGEALSCLIIAKLPFEVPDEPIFAARSARYRDPFLDYAVPEAVLRFRQGFGRLIRRRSDRGVVVILDRRVLTRTYGAWFLTALPPCTLHRGPLSDIGSVLKDWLMGAAAK from the coding sequence ATGCGCTCCGTTTTCGTGGCCCTCGATCTGGAAACCACCGGCCTGGATCCGGAGACCGACGCCATCATCGAGATCGGCGTGGTGAAGTTCCGGGGGGAGACGGTCCTGGACGAATGGGGAACGCTGGTCCGCCCTGAGCGCCCCATCCCGCCCGCCGTTGTGGAGCTCACCGGCATCCGTCCGGAGGAGGCCGAGCAGGCGCCGCCGTTGCGGGCCCTGCTCCCTCGCCTCCGGGCGCTGGTGGGGGACGCCGTCCTGGTGGGGCATTCCATCGATCAGGACCTGGCCTTTCTGCGCCGCTACGGTCTCTTCCGGGAGAACGAAGCCCTGGACACCTATGAGCTGGCGGCCATCCTGGTCCCTTACGCCGGTGGCCACAGCCTCTCCACCCTGGCCCGCGACCTGGGGATCCCGGTGGAGGTGGTGCACCGGGCCCTGGAGGACGCCCGGCTGACCCACCGGCTGTTCCAGGCGTTGTTCGAGCGGGCTTGCCAGCTCCCCGAGCCCATCCTGGAGGAGATCGTCCGGCACGCGGCCCGCTTCCCATGGCCCCCGCGCCGCTTCTTCGAGGAAGCCCTGCGGGCCGTGCAGCGGGGCCGGTTCGCGGACCAGAGCATCGGGGCCCAGCTGCGGGCGAAGGGCCGGGCCACCGCCGAGGCCTATCTGGCCCCGCCCCCCGTGCGGGCCCGCCCCCTCCGCCCCCGCCGCGAGCCTCAGCCGCTGGATGAGGAGGCGTTGGCCCGGCTGCTGGAGCCGGGAGGCGCCCTCTCCCGTATCTTCCCGGACTATGAACACCGTCCCCAGCAGGTCGAGATGCTCCGGGCCGTGGCCGCCTCCTTCAATGAGGGAACCCACCGGATGATCGAGGCGGGGACCGGGGTGGGCAAGAGCCTGGCCTATCTGATCCCCGCCGCCGTCTGGGCCCTGCACAACGGCGAGCGAGTGGTGATCTCCACTTACACGATCCCCCTCCAGGAGCAACTGCTTCAGAAGGACATCCCCGTCCTCCAGCGCCTGATCTCGGAGTCCGGGATGGCGGATGGATCGGCCCTGCGGGTGGCGCTCCTCAAGGGGCGGGCCCATTATCTCTGCCCGGCGCGGCTGATGCAGCTGCGGCACGCCGGGCCCTCCAGCATCGACGAGCTGCGCATGCTGGTCAAGATCCTGGTGTGGCTGCCCACCACCCGCACCGGCGATGGGGACGAGCTGTATCTGCCCACACCCGCGGAGCGCGCACTGTGGGCCCGTCTCTCCGCCGACAACGAGGCCTGCACGGCCGAGGTCTGCGCCGCCTGGGGCGAGGGAGGCTGCTTCCTCCACCGCGCCCGCAAGGCCGCCGAGGCCGCCCACCTGATCATCGTCAACCATGCCCTCCTCTTCGCCGATGTGACGACCCAGAACATGGTGCTCCCGGAGCACCGCCACCTGATCATCGATGAGGCCCACCACCTGGAGGAAGCGGCCACCCGGCAGCTTACGGTGGAGATCGATCGCTTCGGGCTGCTGCGTCTGCTCCAGGAAGCCGGCGGGGCTCGGGATCACCGGACCGGGGGGCTGGCCGGCGCGCTGACCACCTTGAGCCGGGGCCTGCCCCCTGCCCTCCGCGGCCCCCTGACCGGCCTGACGCGCCGGTTGAGCGAGGCCGTAGAGGCTGCCCGCACCGGCGTGGACGTCCTGATGGACGCCCTCGTTGCCTTCCTGGAGGCCGCTGCGCCGGGGCGGGGGGAACACGCCCGCAAGGTCCTCCTCCAGGGGGCCGAGCGCCAGCGCCCGGCCTGGGCTGCGGTGGAGCAGGCATGGGATCTGCTCTCAGCCCGGTGGCGGACCGTCCAGGAGACGCTGGCCGCCATCCGCACGGCGCTGACGGAGCTGCTGGAGCACGGCTTCGCCGAGGTGGAGGAGCCGCTGGGCCTGGCCCAGGTTTTAAGCCATGACTTCGAAAGGGCCCGTCAGGTCCTGGAGGCGGCCATCCGCAATCCCTCCCCGGACACCGTTTACTGGCTGGAAGGCCATGGGGAAGAGGGGAGCTGGCCTCATGTCCGTCTGCACGCGGCCCCCCTGGAAGTGGGCCCGCTGGTGCGGCGGCACCTGCTGGGGTCCCGGCGCTGCGTGATCATGACCTCGGCCACCCTGCAGACGGTGGATCGGGAACGCCAGGCTCCTTCCTTTGCGTTTCTGAAAGAGCGGTTGGGGGCCTGGGAGATGGAGGAGCTGGCCCTGGATTCCCCCTTTGATTACCGGCGGAACGCCCTGGTGTATCTGGTGACGGACATCCCGGAGCCGGGGCAGGCAGGCTACCAGCGGGCGGTGGAGCAGGCGGTGCTGGAGGCGGCCCGGGCCATCGGCGGACGCACCATGGTGCTCTTCACGGCTTACGCGCCCCTGCGGCGGGCCGCCCGGGCCCTCGCCGATCCCCTCGCCCGGCTCGGCATCTCCGTCTACGAGCAGGGGGACGGAAGCTCCCGGCGCCAGCTGGTGGAACGCTTCCGTTCGGCGGAGCGGGCGGTGCTGCTGGGGACCCGCAGCCTGTGGGAGGGGGTGGATATCCCCGGGGAAGCCCTCTCATGTCTGATCATCGCCAAGCTGCCCTTCGAGGTTCCCGACGAGCCGATCTTCGCCGCCCGGAGCGCCCGCTACCGCGATCCGTTCCTGGATTACGCGGTGCCGGAGGCGGTGCTGCGGTTCCGCCAGGGCTTCGGGCGCCTGATCCGCCGCCGTTCCGACCGGGGGGTGGTGGTGATCCTGGATCGGCGGGTGCTGACCCGCACGTATGGAGCCTGGTTCCTGACCGCCCTTCCCCCGTGCACCCTCCATCGAGGTCCTCTGTCCGACATCGGTTCGGTGCTGAAGGACTGGTTGATGGGCGCTGCGGCGAAGTGA